In the Rhizobium sp. Pop5 genome, one interval contains:
- a CDS encoding EAL domain-containing protein, whose product MNSTLQPLWQRSFFQKRRNRRRDEALHHDTSADRGALLEALIGVLPLPIFFKDLHGRYVGCNKVFEDLLGRSRDEIIGNTDFDLSSTQLAEIYSIEEKGLLERGGAQVSERKIALANGAILDVVCNKAVFRGHDDEPAGLIGVIIDITEHKLAEQELKNALELAQGIVTAIPDVLFEVDEDGRYLQVWTRNPELLAQQREMLLGRTVDQVLAPDQAAIAMEALRTASSEGVAYGRCISVSLPNGETRWFELSVARRPSADPDAATTLLAFSRDVTERRQAEDAINSVRTQLLSVLQTIPDMVWVKNVDGVHLLCNHAFERLTGKSEAEVVGKTDLELFGAERAHISGKSDEATIEAGGILIDENWVVSPENGQSILLETRKLAVLGAGGEVTGVLGVSRDVTELNASREKIRQMAFYDPVTSLPNRLLFNERLQKVVSDASSQRRRTGVMLIDIDHFKVVNDTMGHPVGDQLLCQVATRLKKSVRDLDTVARLGGDEFAILLPEIQTTDDLDWVACSILERFKESFLLDGKEVYVSCSVGIAISPDDSTDVNDLVKYADSAMYLAKRSGRNSFRFYSKDLTVGVEERMQLESELRRAIEREELELHYQPKVLLDSGVMIGSEALLRWPHPEMGMIPPVRFIPVAEDTGLIVELGRWVLREACKTAKELNADCHHLHKIAVNLSGKQFQCSRLVNEIAAILGETGCRAEWIEIEITESLLLDRKGETLQTLLKLRQMGFSIAIDDFGTGYSALNYLARFPIDTLKIDRSFINSSDKRNEELVKAILSIAQCLGQDVVAEGVETAEQAAFLAANGCGSAQGFFYSKALPKMELIALWVRASATGFVSDRYAASR is encoded by the coding sequence ATGAATTCGACTTTACAACCGCTTTGGCAACGCTCCTTTTTTCAGAAAAGGCGCAATCGCCGGAGAGACGAAGCGCTGCATCATGATACCTCAGCCGACCGAGGAGCGCTGCTTGAAGCATTGATCGGCGTGTTGCCCCTCCCAATTTTCTTCAAAGATCTGCACGGTCGCTATGTCGGTTGCAACAAGGTTTTCGAAGATCTCCTCGGTCGCTCGCGCGACGAGATCATCGGGAATACAGATTTTGATCTCAGTTCAACGCAACTGGCGGAAATTTATTCTATTGAAGAGAAAGGCCTTCTTGAAAGGGGTGGAGCCCAAGTCTCCGAGCGTAAGATCGCTCTCGCAAACGGCGCCATCCTGGATGTTGTCTGCAACAAGGCAGTTTTCAGAGGTCACGACGACGAGCCCGCGGGTCTGATTGGCGTTATCATCGACATAACCGAACACAAGTTGGCGGAGCAGGAACTCAAAAACGCTCTCGAACTAGCCCAAGGGATCGTCACCGCTATTCCAGACGTTCTGTTTGAGGTCGACGAGGATGGGCGATATCTTCAGGTCTGGACCAGAAATCCCGAACTACTAGCCCAGCAGCGGGAAATGCTACTGGGTAGGACGGTCGACCAAGTTCTTGCGCCTGATCAAGCGGCTATTGCAATGGAGGCGCTTCGAACTGCAAGCAGTGAAGGAGTTGCCTACGGTCGATGCATTAGCGTATCCTTGCCAAACGGCGAGACCCGATGGTTCGAGTTGTCGGTGGCTAGACGACCAAGCGCCGATCCTGACGCCGCCACCACGCTCCTGGCATTTTCGCGTGATGTCACGGAACGAAGGCAGGCGGAAGACGCCATCAACTCCGTGCGGACGCAATTGCTAAGTGTGCTGCAAACCATTCCTGACATGGTTTGGGTAAAGAATGTCGATGGCGTACACCTGTTGTGCAATCATGCATTTGAGCGGCTGACCGGGAAATCGGAGGCGGAGGTCGTTGGAAAAACGGACCTTGAATTGTTCGGGGCTGAGAGAGCTCACATTTCCGGAAAATCTGATGAGGCCACGATCGAAGCCGGTGGCATACTTATCGACGAGAATTGGGTGGTTTCCCCGGAGAACGGTCAGTCCATTCTTCTCGAAACACGTAAACTTGCGGTCCTCGGCGCCGGGGGAGAGGTTACAGGAGTCCTCGGGGTCTCTCGCGATGTCACGGAACTGAACGCCTCGCGGGAAAAAATCAGGCAAATGGCCTTTTACGATCCGGTGACTTCTTTGCCGAACCGCTTGCTGTTTAACGAGCGATTGCAAAAGGTCGTCAGTGACGCGTCGTCTCAACGTCGGCGGACAGGGGTAATGCTGATTGACATCGACCATTTCAAAGTCGTGAACGATACGATGGGTCACCCTGTGGGTGATCAACTACTCTGCCAGGTCGCTACCCGGCTTAAGAAATCTGTCCGCGATCTCGACACGGTTGCGCGTCTCGGCGGCGACGAGTTCGCGATTCTGTTGCCGGAAATCCAGACAACCGACGATCTCGATTGGGTTGCGTGCTCGATCCTCGAGAGATTCAAGGAATCTTTCCTATTGGATGGCAAGGAAGTCTACGTGTCATGCAGTGTAGGCATCGCGATCTCGCCCGACGACAGCACAGATGTCAACGATCTGGTGAAATACGCCGACTCTGCGATGTATCTTGCCAAACGCTCGGGGAGAAACAGTTTTCGCTTTTATTCGAAGGATTTGACTGTGGGCGTGGAGGAGCGCATGCAGTTGGAATCTGAATTGCGCCGCGCTATCGAGCGCGAAGAATTGGAGCTGCACTACCAGCCCAAGGTGCTTCTGGACAGCGGCGTAATGATAGGATCGGAAGCGTTGTTGAGATGGCCTCATCCCGAGATGGGCATGATTCCGCCGGTTCGATTCATTCCGGTCGCTGAGGATACCGGGCTGATCGTTGAACTCGGGCGATGGGTGCTGCGTGAAGCGTGCAAGACGGCGAAGGAGCTGAACGCCGATTGCCACCACCTGCACAAGATTGCAGTCAACCTTTCGGGTAAGCAATTCCAATGCTCACGGTTGGTAAACGAGATCGCTGCAATCCTCGGTGAAACCGGTTGCCGCGCGGAATGGATCGAAATCGAAATCACGGAGAGTCTGCTTCTCGATCGGAAGGGCGAGACCCTGCAGACGCTTCTTAAGCTGCGTCAAATGGGATTTTCGATTGCTATCGATGATTTTGGCACCGGTTACTCGGCGCTCAACTATCTAGCCCGCTTCCCGATCGACACGCTGAAGATCGATCGGTCATTCATAAATAGCTCGGACAAAAGGAACGAAGAATTGGTCAAAGCGATTCTGTCCATTGCACAATGTCTTGGGCAGGACGTGGTGGCGGAAGGTGTTGAGACCGCCGAGCAGGCAGCATTTCTCGCAGCGAACGGATGCGGTTCGGCGCAAGGCTTCTTTTACAGCAAGGCCCTGCCGAAGATGGAATTGATCGCTCTTTGGGTGCGCGCGTCCGCCACCGGCTTCGTTTCAGATCGTTACGCCGCTTCGCGATGA